One window of the Pyrus communis chromosome 17, drPyrComm1.1, whole genome shotgun sequence genome contains the following:
- the LOC137723405 gene encoding kinesin-like protein KIN-14S: protein MEDQTVEMFPQICKDVVPDHDPKSSSTSGPVKTLETITTQLDSDVSNRECTPYIATEPVDGDSNLIGESSTSKGTEEGSPGQMVLPVLQKITDLTTKIQDLKREHTALSDEVKLTTNSFPDPAVLNTIQLLSIEHELLKKKYLDESSERKRLYNEMIELKGNIRVFCRCRPLNQTEISSASGSVVEFESSLDNELQVICSDSSKKQFKFDHVFRPEDNQEAVFAQTKPIVTSVLDGYNVCIFAYGQTGTGKTFTMEGTPENRGVNYRTLEELFRISKDRGGLMRYELCVSMLEVYNEKIRDLLVDNTNQPTKKLEIKQCADGTLDVPGLVQERVYGFEEMWELLKSGSQARSVGSTSANEQSSRSHCLLRVTVKGENLINGQKTRSQLWLVDLAGSERVGRIDVEGERLKESQFINKSLSALGDVISSLASKTAHIPYRNSKLTHMLQSSLGGDCKTLMFVQISPSASDLGETLCSLNFASRVRGIESGPARKQADLSELFKYKQMAEKAKHDEKETKKLQDCIQSLQLRLAAREHICRNLQEKNRDLENQLAEERKTRLKQETRAFAAASHQSSASSFRKQGAQKTVAEKKPPLAPPRARLPLRRISNFMPPPSSALPPKKTSSTTSVPSSVGGKENISTTALAGRSQKSLILPRRISIAVRPPTATTQQVLQPKRRVSIATYRPEPSSHMITPLHTSASLFNSDRPSFARDPRRARYSRLFSPMPELKSEAETTPTTMRRSSKFMGSPPILAGSVRAARHPAAVALLRKPVVWSPLKLRSMKNRRPSLLLPPRVSNDMQ from the exons ATGGAAG ATCAAACGGTGGAAATGTTCCCCCAAATCTGCAAAGACGTCGTTCCAGATCACGACCCCAAGTCCTCTTCGACCTCTGGCCCag TTAAAACCCTAGAGACGATTACAACCCAGTTGGACAGTGACGTGAGCAACAGAG AATGTACTCCCTATATTGCTACCGAACCCGTCGATGGTGATTCTAATTTGATTGGTGAGAGTAGCACGTCGAAGGGAACTGAAGAAGGTTCTCCAGGTCAGATGGTTCTTCCAGTTTTGCAGAAGATCACTGATTTGACTACCAAAATTCAG GATTTGAAGAGAGAGCACACTGCCTTGTCTGACGAAGTCAAGCTCACAACGAATTCCTTTCCAGACCCTGCAGTTCTAAACACCATTCAGCTTCTAA GTATTGAACATGAACTTTTAAAGAAGAAGTACCTAGATGAGTCGTCTGAGCGAAAGAGACTATACAATGAAATGATTGAGCTTAAAGGCAACATCCGAGTTTTCTGCAGATGTAGACCTTTGAATCAAACTGAAATTTCAAGCGCATCAGGTTCCGTTGTTGAGTTCGAATCCTCCCTAGACAATGAGTTACAGGTCATTTGTTCTGATTCCTCCAAAAAGCAGTTCAAGTTTGACCATGTCTTCAGACCTGAGGACAATCAAG AGGCTGTTTTTGCTCAAACGAAACCTATTGTGACTTCGGTGTTGGATGGCTACAATGTCTGCATTTTTGCCTACGGACAAACTGGAACTGGCAAGACCTTTACGATGGAGGGTACTCCTGAAAACAGAGGTGTTAACTACAGGACTCTGGAGGAGTTGTTTCGGATTTCAAAAGACAGAGGTGGCTTAATGAGATATGAGTTATGTGTTAGTATGCTAGAAGTCTATAATGAGAAGATAAGGGACCTCTTGGTCGATAACACAAATCAACCGACAAAGAA GTTGGAAATAAAGCAATGTGCAGATGGAACCTTAGATGTTCCAGGACTTGTTCAAGAGCGTGTTTATGGCTTTGAAGAGATGTGGGAACTGCTAAAGTCTGGAAGCCAAGCTAGATCTGTTGGATCTACCAGTGCTAACGAGCAGAGCAGCCGATCTCATTG CTTGTTGCGGGTGACAGTGAAGGGGGAGAACTTGATAAACGGGCAAAAGACAAGGAGTCAACTGTGGCTCGTAGACTTGGCTGGCAGTGAGCGTGTGGGGAGGATTGATGTTGAAGGTGAAAGACTGAAGGAATCTCAGTTTATAAATAAATCTCTCTCGGCCCTTGGCGATGTTATCTCATCCCTTGCATCTAAAACAGCCCACATTCCTTACag GAATTCAAAGCTTACTCATATGCTGCAGAGTTCTCTAG GAGGAGATTGCAAAACCTTGATGTTTGTCCAAATCAGCCCGAGTGCCTCAGATCTTGGAGAGACACTGTGTTCACTGAACTTTGCCAGCCGGGTGCGGGGAATAGAGAGTGGCCCTGCTCGCAAACAGGCAGACCTTAGTGAGCTGTTCAAGTACAAACAAATG GCTGAGAAGGCTAAACATGACGAGAAAGAAACCAAGAAACTACAGGACTGCATACAGTCTCTGCAGTTGAGGCTTGCTGCGAGGGAACACATTTGCAGAAATCTACAAGAAAAG AATCGAGACCTTGAGAACCAGTTGGCCGAGGAAAGGAAGACCAGACTGAAACAGGAGACTAGAGCTTTTGCAGCTGCTTCTCATCAGTCTTCAGCATCATCATTCCGGAAACAAGGAGCCCAGAAAACTGTTGCAGAGAAGAAACCACCTTTGGCTCCTCCAAGAGCGAGGCTACCCCTGCGAAGAATTTCCAACTTCATGCCCCCACCATCATCTGCTTTACCTCCCAAAAAAACCAGCTCTACAACTTCCGTCCCATCTTCAGTGGGTGGCAAAGAAAATATCTCCACAACAGCACTAGCAGGAAGAAGCCAGAAAAGCCTAATTTTACCGAGAAGAATCTCCATTGCTGTCAGACCTCCAACTGCAACAACACAACAGGTTCTTCAGCCTAAGAGACGGGTCTCCATTGCTACCTATCGCCCTGAGCCAAGCTCTCACATGATAACACCCCTCCACACCTCTGCCTCTCTATTCAACAGTGACAGACCATCTTTCGCAAGGGATCCACGAAGGGCACGGTACTCAAGGCTGTTCTCCCCAATGCCTGAATTGAAGTCGGAAGCAGAGACAACACCAACCACAATGAGGAGAAGCAGCAAGTTCATGGGTAGTCCCCCGATATTGGCTGGTTCAGTCAGAGCAGCGAGGCATCCAGCAGCTGTTGCACTACTACGGAAACCAGTAGTTTGGAGTCCACTCAAGCTGAGAAGCATGAAAAACAGAAGGCCATCACTGTTACTGCCTCCCCGGGTTTCAAATGACATGCAATGA
- the LOC137721713 gene encoding microtubule-binding protein TANGLED, with amino-acid sequence MVARTPPKQRKMVAPLNPLLLRETVKKVDRCMARLQELQYTVSGGTKVISGVSLSPRSTRGYLRTSLRCKQETARIKGSAPRKSPVGKFPANAGGEWQRMSLPAMLVDETVGEILQASKFAREIIAAVGKKPQKTTSEDPKTPMTQQRKQRQNPENTELRARRKKEKHNKSQSTRSESGSPILQRARSRINFKVSPPHKREMQKENNRYLANRVSPKNRPWAKKSVLFPNPLFSASDSSQQQKFCRTRSPVIGRNDGSNDRPRIHTPHKFLIKSPPSASKFPSSSKFQIKIRSPPLVSSLSPTKAKKSPKMSTASKLRRSFSPSRLATRLVSPLKSRKSLQKSSEGGLVMHGLKQRPTSSIPMGISARRI; translated from the exons ATGGTTGCGAGAACCCCACCAAAGCAGAGGAAAATGGTAGCCCCTCTCAATCCTCTTCTCCTCAGGGAAACAGTGAAGAAG GTGGATAGATGCATGGCTCGGTTGCAGGAGCTGCAGTACACAGTTTCGGGCGGTACGAAGGTGATTTCTGGAGTCAGTCTCAGCCCAAGGAGCACTCGAGGTTATCTCAGGACTAGCCTCCGATGTAAACAAGAAACTGCGAG GATTAAAGGTTCAGCCCCTAGAAAATCTCCTGTTGGCAAGTTTCCTGCAAATGCAggag GGGAGTGGCAGAGAATGTCGCTGCCTGCAATGCTGGTCGACGAAACAGTTGGAGAAATCCTACAAGCAAGCAAGTTTGCAAGAGAAATAATAGCAGCAGTTGGTAAAAAACCCCAGAAAACCACTTCAGAAGACCCCAAAACCCCAATGACACAACAGAGGAAACAGAGGCAAAACCCCGAAAACACAGAGCTCAGAGCCAGAAGAAAGAAGGAGAAGCACAACAAGTCTCAATCCACTCGATCAGAATCTGGTTCACCGATACTCCAACGGGCTCGTTCCAGGATCAATTTCAAGGTCTCACCTCCACACAAGAGGGAAATGCAGAAAGAAAACAACAGATACTTGGCAAATCGAGTGTCTCCGAAAAATAGGCCATGGGCTAAAAAAAGTGTGTTGTTTCCCAACCCTTTGTTTTCGGCTTCGGATTCTTCTCAGCAGCAGAAGTTCTGCAGAACAAGATCACCAGTCATTGGTAGAAATGATGGCAGTAATGATAGGCCACGGATTCATACTCCGCACAAGTTCTTGATCAAGTCCCCGCCTTCTGCTTCGAAGTTTCCTTCATCTTCCAAGTTTCAGATCAAGATCAGGAGCCCTCCTTTGGTTTCTTCTCTGTCTCCAACGAAAGCCAAGAAGTCACCAAAGATGTCAACTGCCTCAAAACTTCGCAGGTCATTTTCTCCTTCGAGATTGGCAACTAGGTTGGTGTCTCCATTGAAGAGCAGAAAGAGTTTGCAGAAGAGTAGCGAGGGAGGACTAGTAATGCATGGTTTGAAACAGCGTCCAACGTCCTCGATTCCAATGGGAATTTCAGCTCGGAGAATTTGA
- the LOC137723090 gene encoding mitogen-activated protein kinase kinase kinase NPK1-like — protein sequence MQDIFGSVRRSLVFRTASDNEDSPGGTLVDRINSCIRKSRVFSKPSPPLPLPAMAKENAPPIRWRKGELIGCGAFGRVYMGMNLDSGELLAVKQVLIAANSASKEKAQAHIKELEEEVKLLKNLSHPNIVRYLGTVREEDTLNILLEFVPGGSISSLLGKFGSFPEAVIRTYTNQLLLGLEYLHKNGIMHRDIKGANILVDNKGCIKLADFGASKQVVELATISGAKSMKGTPYWMAPEVILQTGHSFSADIWSVGCTVIEMATGKPPWSQQYQEVAALFHIGTTKSHPPIPEHLSFEAKDFLLKCLQKEPHLRSVASELLQHPFVTGEHMESQAVFRTSVMEDSELRSPSYSPNLHTFEMSTCPDSDNMCNLGSFQHSTIHPNELLESRPIWGRNSCDDDMCQIDDKDDTMVGEVKLGSSLMLGNIKSFNPMCEPTDDELVCKFGGNLETEQNGTDLDTTHQIDFPAGNSGTIGGGDKGFSFPCGASLAEEDDILTESKITAFLDEKALELKKLQTPLFEEFYNSLNVICSPNFADNSPDEPTSRYLKLPPKTRSPSRGVADALITGSPGSNGRRVSNIGNANVQTAQDMPSPPRSQQEPGSPSISSSERERKWKEELDLELARKREMMRQAGVGGKTSSPNDRGLNRQRERTRFASPGK from the exons ATGCAAGATATATTCGGATCAGTCCGCCGATCACTGGTGTTCCGCACAGCATCGGACAACGAGGACTCCCCAGGAGGAACCCTAGTCGACAGGATAAATTCCTGCATTCGGAAATCCAGAGTCTTCTCGAAGCCCTCGCCGCCGCTTCCATTGCCAGCAATGGCGAAGGAAAACGCACCTCCGATCCGGTGGCGGAAGGGCGAGTTGATCGGCTGCGGTGCCTTTGGTCGTGTGTATATGGGAATGAATCTTGATTCCGGAGAGCTTCTTGCTGTTAAACAG GTTCTGATTGCGGCAAATAGTGCTTCAAAGGAGAAAGCGCAG GCTCATATCAAGGAGCTTGAGGAAGAAGTGAAGCTTCTAAAGAATCTGTCTCATCCAAACATCGTT AGATATTTGGGTACAGTGAGGGAAGAGGACACCTTAAATATTCTGTTGGAATTTGTCCCTGGTGGATCCATATCATCGCTTTTGGGGAAATTTGGATCTTTTCCTGAGGCC GTTATAAGAACCTACACCAACCAGTTGTTATTGGGGCTAGAATATTTACACAAAAATGGCATCATGCACAGGGACATTAAG GGAGCAAATATCCTTGTTGATAATAAGGGATGCAtcaaacttgcagattttggggcATCCAAACAGGTCGTAGAGCTG GCAACCATTTCTGGGGCTAAGTCTATGAAGGGTACACCATACTGGATGGCTCCTGAAGTTATTCTCCAGACTGGTCATAGCTT CTCGGCTGATATATGGAGTGTTGGATGTACTGTGATTGAGATGGCCACTGGAAAGCCTCCTTGGAGCCAACAGTACCAAGAG GTTGCTGCTCTCTTCCATATAGGGACAACAAAGTCTCATCCACCAATCCCTGAGCATCTTTCCTTTGAGGCAAAAGATTTTTTGCTAAAATGTCTGCAAAA GGAACCACATTTGAGGTCAGTGGCATCTGAGTTGCTTCAG CATCCATTCGTAACTGGGGAACATATGGAATCTCAGGCTGTTTTTCGTACTTCTGTCATG GAAGATTCAGAACTTCGATCTCCATCATATTCTCCTAACCTGCACACCTT TGAGATGTCAACTTGCCCTGATTCAGATAATATGTGTAATTTGGGCAGTTTCCAACACTCAACTATACATCCTAACGAGTTGCTGGAAAGCAGACCCATTTGGGGAAGAAACAGCTGTGATGATGACATGTGTCAGATTGATGACAAAGACGATACTATGGTGGGCGAAGTAAAGCTGGGTTCTTCTTTGATGCTTGGCAACATTAAG AGTTTTAACCCAATGTGCGAACCCACTGATGATGAGTTGGTGTGCAAGTTTGGTGGAAATTTAGAAACAGAACAAAACGGAACAGATCTGGATACCACTCACCAAATTGATTTTCCTGCCGGAAACTCTGGAACAATTGGAGGGGGAGATAAAGGGTTTTCATTTCCTTGCGGTGCATCACTTGCGGAGGAAGATGATATACTTACTGAATCAAAAATCACGGCATTTTTGGATGAGAAG GCCCTAGAACTTAAAAAGCTGCAAACGCCATTATTTGAAGAGTTCTACAACAGCTTGAATGTAATTTGCTCTCCAAATTTTGCGGATAACTCGCCTGATGAACCCACCTCAAGGTACTTGAAATTACCTCCCAAAACTAGATCACCTAGTCGGGGAGTAGCTGATGCTCTTATTACTGGAAGCCCTGGGAGCAATGGCAGGCGCGTTTCAAATATTGGCAATGCAAATGTTCAAACTGCACAGGACATGCCATCTCCTCCACGCAGTCAGCAAGAGCCAGGCAGTCCAAG TATAAGCTCCTCTGAAAGAGAGAGGAAGtggaaagaagagcttgatctAGAGCTTGCAAGAAAGCGAG AGATGATGCGCCAAGCAGGTGTAGGAGGGAAGACATCATCTCCGAACGATCGAGGTTTAAATAGGCAGAGAGAACGAACTAGGTTTGCTTCTCCAGGCAAATGA